In Candidatus Kaistella beijingensis, a genomic segment contains:
- a CDS encoding GNAT family N-acetyltransferase, whose translation MKIIRSKKTDSEKLTEIAKKAKAFWGYSEELIKLWENDLTITEHYIKKSKTYHIEKDETIIGFYSFFEQEPKVVCLDNFFIKPDYIGKGFGRILMEDFFKKIKKTEYDRVVLNSDPNAVSFYEKFGFGTLMLESTKIEGRFLPVMIKNLKLEISTFKP comes from the coding sequence ATGAAAATCATACGGTCTAAAAAAACAGACTCGGAAAAATTAACGGAAATCGCAAAAAAAGCAAAAGCTTTTTGGGGGTACTCGGAAGAGTTGATTAAGCTTTGGGAAAATGATTTGACCATCACGGAACACTACATCAAAAAAAGCAAGACTTACCACATCGAAAAAGATGAAACCATCATCGGTTTTTATAGTTTTTTTGAGCAAGAACCAAAAGTAGTTTGTTTAGACAACTTCTTCATAAAACCCGACTATATCGGAAAAGGTTTTGGAAGAATTTTGATGGAAGATTTTTTCAAGAAAATTAAGAAAACAGAATATGATAGAGTAGTTCTTAATTCCGACCCAAACGCAGTTTCTTTTTATGAAAAATTTGGTTTTGGCACTTTGATGTTGGAATCTACAAAAATTGAAGGCAGATTTTTACCTGTGATGATAAAAAATTTGAAACTAGAAATAAGCACCTTTAAACCTTAA
- the ccsA gene encoding cytochrome c biogenesis protein CcsA encodes MKKLQNILISTRTMAVLLLVYAAAMGYATFLENDYGTPTAKALIYEAKWFEFVMLLLILNFIGNISRYRLWRREKWPVLVFHLSFILIFIGGAITRYISYEGIMHIREGETSNSVITDKNFFKIQIEEKGDVLNYQDVPYLMSPLHKNFKANYDYHGKQISVKATDFIQRKKDSLVADQSGEEFLHVVSAGQKGRENIYIKSGESKSVNGTLVTYNRPIEGAVEFKDDNGNLMIKTPVDAEFMTMATQATGATKKDEFQPLALRSLYTINDLRLVVPEGLKKGKLIAYEGDRKKDKDVPDQLTVEVQGPKTKQLVNLSVEKGNPNAFKQISMDGMNIILGFGPKVYNTPFSLKLDDFVMETYPGSSSPSAYESHVQIIDRGKQTPYKIYMNHVLNHGGYRFFQASFDPDRQGTVLSVNHDFWGTLITYIGYFFLFTAMFIVFFWKGTHFWKLNKMLKNVNKKRTLSVLLILLSLSFNAQKIETHGTDDGSGKQQKHSSNDGHDHGNADAALLLETKPVKEQNSLALRSPKPISPDEIIARNKISKEHADKFAYLLVQNYEGRIVPMNTQALDVLRKLYKKDSFKGTDGKSLTANQWFLSINTDTASWTMVPIIKVGTKGGDELAKKTKANEDGYTTLMSLFPADAQGNLHYVLEDDYQEAFRKKPAEQTNYDKEVIAVNDRVQAFNEFFSGQFMRIVPVQNDPNSTWHSWLDQKFEPDMESQKVMGPYFSEVLAAQKSGDWSKADAELVKLEQYQQTWGKNVVPPKSKVDLEVFMNKVNINFHLLIFYTIIGGLLLLLGFIELFKPNKIINKTIKILIMIGLVGYFAQFLGLVARWYISGHAPWSNGYEAIIFISWVGITAGLVLYRNSNALIPAAGFMVAVIMMGFAHGGSALDPQITPLVPVLKSYWLIIHVAIITASYGFFGLSMVIAVIVLFFYIFANKKVYKIHHDHTVKELTIVSEMSLTIGLYALTVGTFLGGIWANESWGRYWSWDPKETWAFISVMVYAFVLHMRLVPGLRGRWAFHVAALFAISSVVMTYFGVNYYLSGLHSYAAGDPIPVPLWVYLGLVFMVTLSVVSYLRFRELQKSLKIKA; translated from the coding sequence TTCAAGATACAGACTGTGGAGAAGAGAAAAATGGCCGGTTTTGGTTTTTCACCTCTCGTTTATTTTGATTTTTATTGGTGGTGCAATTACACGATACATCAGCTACGAAGGAATTATGCACATTCGTGAAGGAGAGACTTCTAACTCGGTGATTACGGATAAAAATTTCTTTAAAATTCAAATTGAAGAAAAAGGCGATGTTCTTAATTATCAAGATGTTCCGTATTTGATGTCGCCACTTCACAAAAATTTCAAGGCGAATTATGATTATCACGGAAAACAAATTTCTGTAAAGGCAACCGATTTTATCCAAAGAAAAAAAGACAGTTTGGTAGCCGATCAATCGGGTGAAGAATTCTTGCATGTCGTTTCTGCGGGACAAAAAGGAAGAGAAAATATCTATATCAAATCCGGCGAATCCAAATCGGTTAACGGAACTTTGGTGACTTACAATCGTCCCATTGAAGGCGCTGTAGAATTTAAAGATGACAACGGAAATTTAATGATTAAAACTCCTGTTGATGCAGAATTCATGACGATGGCAACTCAAGCGACAGGTGCAACAAAAAAAGACGAATTCCAACCATTGGCTTTGAGAAGCTTATATACAATTAATGATTTGCGTCTTGTTGTTCCAGAAGGTTTGAAAAAAGGAAAACTCATTGCTTACGAAGGCGACCGCAAAAAAGATAAGGATGTTCCCGACCAATTGACGGTTGAAGTTCAGGGACCAAAAACGAAACAACTCGTAAATCTTTCTGTAGAAAAGGGAAATCCAAATGCTTTCAAACAAATTTCTATGGATGGGATGAACATTATTCTAGGTTTCGGCCCGAAAGTTTATAACACGCCTTTCTCTTTAAAATTAGATGATTTCGTGATGGAGACTTATCCGGGAAGTTCGTCACCAAGTGCGTATGAAAGCCACGTTCAAATAATCGATAGAGGCAAACAAACGCCTTATAAAATTTACATGAACCACGTTTTAAATCACGGCGGTTACCGATTTTTTCAGGCAAGTTTTGATCCCGACAGACAAGGAACGGTACTTTCTGTAAACCACGATTTTTGGGGAACTTTGATTACCTATATTGGATATTTCTTCCTGTTTACAGCGATGTTCATCGTTTTCTTTTGGAAAGGAACTCATTTTTGGAAACTCAATAAAATGCTGAAAAATGTGAACAAAAAAAGAACGCTTTCCGTTTTGTTGATTCTTTTAAGTTTAAGTTTCAACGCACAAAAAATTGAAACGCACGGAACTGACGACGGTTCAGGAAAACAGCAAAAACATTCTTCAAATGACGGACATGACCACGGAAATGCAGACGCAGCTTTACTATTGGAAACGAAACCCGTGAAAGAACAAAACTCTCTGGCGTTACGTTCTCCGAAACCGATTTCGCCAGATGAAATCATTGCGAGAAACAAAATCTCAAAAGAACACGCCGATAAATTTGCCTATTTGTTGGTGCAAAACTATGAAGGGCGAATTGTTCCGATGAACACGCAAGCTTTGGATGTTTTAAGAAAACTTTACAAAAAAGACAGCTTCAAAGGAACCGACGGAAAAAGCTTAACTGCAAATCAGTGGTTTCTTTCCATCAATACCGATACTGCAAGCTGGACTATGGTGCCGATTATCAAAGTTGGAACAAAAGGTGGAGATGAATTGGCTAAAAAAACAAAAGCCAACGAAGACGGTTATACGACTTTAATGTCGCTTTTTCCTGCAGATGCACAAGGAAATCTACATTATGTTTTAGAAGACGATTATCAGGAAGCTTTCCGGAAAAAACCGGCAGAACAGACCAATTACGACAAAGAAGTTATCGCCGTAAATGATCGTGTTCAGGCTTTCAACGAATTTTTCAGCGGACAGTTTATGCGAATTGTTCCCGTCCAAAACGATCCGAATTCAACATGGCATTCTTGGCTAGACCAAAAATTTGAACCGGATATGGAATCTCAAAAGGTAATGGGTCCTTATTTTTCTGAAGTTTTGGCAGCTCAAAAATCAGGCGATTGGAGCAAAGCAGACGCTGAACTGGTGAAATTGGAGCAATATCAACAAACTTGGGGGAAAAATGTTGTTCCGCCAAAATCAAAAGTTGATTTGGAAGTGTTCATGAACAAAGTAAATATCAACTTTCATCTGTTGATTTTCTACACAATAATTGGCGGACTATTATTGTTGTTAGGATTTATCGAACTTTTCAAACCCAATAAAATCATCAACAAAACCATCAAAATTTTAATTATGATTGGTTTGGTCGGATATTTTGCACAATTTTTAGGATTGGTTGCAAGATGGTATATTTCCGGTCACGCTCCTTGGAGTAACGGTTACGAAGCAATCATCTTCATTTCATGGGTGGGAATTACCGCAGGTTTGGTTCTGTACAGAAATTCAAACGCACTAATTCCTGCAGCAGGATTTATGGTTGCAGTGATTATGATGGGATTTGCACACGGTGGTTCTGCGCTTGATCCGCAAATTACTCCTCTTGTTCCTGTTTTAAAATCTTATTGGCTCATCATTCACGTGGCGATTATTACTGCGAGTTACGGATTCTTCGGCTTGTCGATGGTGATTGCGGTGATTGTTTTGTTTTTCTATATTTTTGCCAACAAAAAAGTTTATAAAATTCATCACGACCATACCGTCAAAGAACTGACAATTGTCTCAGAAATGTCTTTAACCATAGGACTCTATGCACTTACTGTCGGAACATTTCTTGGCGGAATTTGGGCAAACGAATCTTGGGGAAGATATTGGAGTTGGGATCCGAAAGAAACTTGGGCATTCATTTCCGTGATGGTTTATGCATTCGTTCTCCACATGCGACTGGTTCCCGGTTTGCGCGGAAGATGGGCGTTTCACGTTGCCGCATTATTTGCGATTTCGAGCGTGGTGATGACCTATTTCGGGGTAAATTATTATTTGAGCGGACTGCATTCTTACGCAGCAGGTGACCCGATTCCTGTTCCGCTGTGGGTTTATCTCGGTTTGGTGTTTATGGTGACTTTATCCGTTGTCTCTTATTTGAGGTTTAGAGAATTACAGAAATCTTTGAAGATTAAAGCATAA
- the menA gene encoding 1,4-dihydroxy-2-naphthoate octaprenyltransferase — protein MLDWIQAARLRTLPLSMSGIIMGSFIARWRILENGGTWDWKIFAMAILVTLLYQILSNFANDYGDGIKGTDKLRGNEAEQRAVASGKISANQMRNAVILFAILSLIATVALLYLAFYPDFIKEFWTFVGLGIACILAAIGYTVGKKPYGYLGLGDIFVFVFFGLVSVCGSYFLFTKTFDWDILIPATAVGMLSTAVLNLNNMRDIESDELSGKKTLALRLGFKYAMVYEIVLLMLPLILILTFLGVNGFIKDGKYYPFIVMILLFPMTALRRKIMAVKEPRELDPFLKQVGILTLMMAVLLAFGLNYF, from the coding sequence ATGTTGGATTGGATTCAAGCCGCACGTTTGCGCACATTACCACTTTCCATGAGTGGAATTATCATGGGTTCGTTCATCGCAAGATGGCGAATTTTAGAGAACGGCGGAACTTGGGATTGGAAGATTTTTGCGATGGCGATTTTGGTGACTTTGCTTTATCAAATTTTGTCAAACTTTGCCAACGATTACGGCGACGGAATTAAGGGAACCGATAAATTAAGAGGCAACGAAGCTGAACAAAGAGCCGTTGCTTCCGGAAAAATTTCTGCAAATCAGATGCGGAACGCCGTGATTTTATTTGCCATTCTTTCTTTAATTGCAACGGTTGCACTTTTATATCTTGCATTTTATCCCGATTTTATAAAAGAATTTTGGACTTTTGTGGGATTGGGAATTGCGTGCATTTTGGCTGCAATTGGCTATACTGTCGGAAAAAAACCTTATGGATATTTAGGTTTGGGCGATATTTTCGTATTTGTGTTTTTTGGTTTGGTTTCCGTTTGTGGAAGCTATTTTCTGTTCACAAAAACATTTGATTGGGATATCTTAATTCCCGCAACAGCGGTTGGAATGCTAAGTACGGCGGTTTTGAACCTGAACAATATGCGCGATATTGAAAGCGACGAATTAAGCGGAAAGAAAACTTTGGCTTTAAGATTAGGGTTCAAATATGCGATGGTTTATGAAATCGTTTTACTAATGTTACCTTTAATTTTAATTTTGACCTTTTTAGGGGTAAATGGTTTCATTAAAGACGGAAAATATTATCCGTTTATCGTGATGATTTTATTGTTCCCAATGACGGCTTTGAGACGAAAAATAATGGCTGTAAAAGAACCAAGAGAACTGGACCCATTTTTAAAGCAAGTAGGAATTTTAACTTTGATGATGGCAGTTTTATTGGCTTTTGGATTGAATTATTTTTAA
- a CDS encoding HNH endonuclease, which produces MIKKNKEIWKEYPLNLGFPTDFRIEFSNLGRMKTFSRLAPKGSIIKGSLQGGFPIFRTTFTDELKPKDAEKLQELDKEIAELNAEIKNFGLKSPIENKSENLRDKLDDLKNRRAELVKTRSKLNTKFRKKVSKYVAILVHKAVAELFIGKPLDESRKFVIHHDFDKLNNNVENLGWATQEELTERQMKHPKVILNQFKKQFEDKKPNVRSTKLSENDVLFIKSKLGKKGVTMKKLAHQFGVSEMQIHRIKTGENWSHVKTVSELKAEMQK; this is translated from the coding sequence ATGATTAAGAAAAATAAAGAAATTTGGAAGGAGTATCCTTTAAATTTGGGATTTCCAACTGATTTTAGAATTGAGTTTTCAAATTTGGGTAGAATGAAGACGTTTTCTAGACTTGCTCCAAAAGGAAGTATTATTAAGGGTTCGTTACAAGGCGGTTTTCCCATTTTCAGAACTACATTTACGGATGAACTCAAACCTAAAGATGCCGAAAAACTTCAAGAACTCGATAAAGAAATTGCAGAACTTAATGCCGAAATTAAAAACTTTGGATTAAAATCACCTATTGAGAATAAATCCGAAAACTTGCGCGATAAACTAGATGATTTAAAGAACAGAAGAGCTGAACTCGTTAAGACAAGGTCAAAACTTAATACAAAGTTTAGAAAGAAAGTTTCAAAATATGTAGCGATTTTGGTTCATAAAGCGGTTGCGGAATTATTTATAGGAAAACCTTTAGATGAGTCTAGAAAGTTTGTAATCCACCACGATTTCGATAAGTTAAATAATAACGTGGAAAATTTAGGATGGGCAACTCAGGAAGAATTAACCGAACGCCAAATGAAACATCCGAAAGTCATTCTGAACCAGTTCAAAAAGCAATTCGAAGATAAAAAACCGAATGTAAGAAGTACCAAACTCTCGGAAAACGACGTACTTTTCATCAAATCAAAATTGGGAAAAAAAGGAGTGACGATGAAGAAATTGGCGCATCAGTTTGGGGTTTCAGAAATGCAGATTCACCGCATCAAAACGGGAGAAAACTGGAGCCACGTAAAAACAGTGAGTGAACTAAAAGCAGAAATGCAAAAATAA
- a CDS encoding putative signal transducing protein, which translates to MSELVSLIQSSYLYEIELAKSKLASREIPSYIKNEYVNNVAVFPIAQNYYLMVSERDFENAQNILEEDDSLDDNEIL; encoded by the coding sequence ATGTCAGAATTAGTTTCCCTTATTCAATCATCATATCTCTACGAAATCGAACTCGCAAAATCAAAGCTCGCTTCAAGAGAAATCCCAAGTTACATCAAAAACGAATACGTCAATAATGTCGCAGTTTTTCCGATTGCTCAAAACTACTACTTAATGGTGAGCGAAAGAGATTTTGAAAACGCCCAAAATATTCTCGAAGAAGACGATTCTTTAGACGACAACGAGATACTATGA
- a CDS encoding 1,4-dihydroxy-2-naphthoyl-CoA synthase, whose product MIDWKTVKEYEDITYKKCGAVARIAFNRPEVRNAFRPKTTSELYDAFYHVSEDPSVGVVLLTGEGPSPKDGGHAFCSGGDQKARGHQGYVGDDGRHRLNILEVQRLIRFMPKVVIAVVNGWAVGGGHSLHVVCDLTLASEEHAIFKQTDADVTSFDGGYGSAYLAKMVGQKKAREIFFLGRNYSAKEAEDMGMVNAVIPHADLEDTAFQWAQEILGKSPMSIRMLKFAMNLTDDGMVGQQVFAGEATRLAYMTDEAKEGRNAFLEKRKPDFGENKWIS is encoded by the coding sequence ATGATCGACTGGAAAACCGTAAAAGAATACGAAGACATCACCTACAAAAAATGCGGCGCCGTTGCGAGAATCGCTTTTAACAGACCAGAAGTTCGCAACGCATTCCGCCCCAAAACGACTTCCGAATTATACGACGCTTTTTATCATGTTTCAGAAGATCCTTCAGTTGGAGTCGTTCTTTTGACAGGAGAAGGACCAAGTCCGAAAGATGGTGGTCACGCTTTTTGCAGTGGCGGCGATCAAAAAGCTCGTGGACATCAAGGTTATGTTGGTGATGACGGAAGACATCGCTTAAATATTTTGGAAGTTCAGCGTTTGATTCGTTTCATGCCAAAAGTTGTAATTGCCGTTGTAAATGGTTGGGCTGTAGGAGGAGGACATTCACTTCACGTAGTTTGCGACTTGACTTTGGCGAGTGAAGAACACGCTATTTTCAAACAAACCGATGCAGATGTCACAAGCTTCGACGGTGGTTATGGTTCTGCATACTTAGCAAAAATGGTTGGACAGAAAAAAGCCCGTGAAATTTTCTTTTTAGGTAGAAATTATTCCGCCAAAGAAGCAGAAGATATGGGAATGGTTAATGCTGTAATTCCTCATGCTGATTTAGAAGATACCGCTTTTCAGTGGGCACAGGAAATTTTAGGAAAATCGCCAATGTCCATCAGAATGTTAAAATTTGCCATGAATTTAACAGATGACGGAATGGTTGGTCAACAAGTTTTTGCAGGTGAAGCAACACGTCTCGCTTATATGACAGACGAAGCCAAAGAAGGCAGAAACGCTTTCCTGGAAAAAAGAAAACCCGATTTCGGAGAAAATAAATGGATATCTTAA
- a CDS encoding metal-dependent hydrolase codes for MKIKFLGQNCFLFTYNGKNILSDPFYNFQKEKSGFDINSQKIDYVLITHAHGDHIADVKELLETHPEATLIGQPEICGYFKHPNSIDINFGGSAKFDDLKISMVPASHTSSFPDGTYGGEPCGYMFRFQGKNIYFAGDTGIMADMEIFPRLFGNIDLAILPVGSHYTMCARKASFAAAELLNTKKVIGCHFDTFPPIKINHEEAKELFAERNIDFALPQLGEEFEI; via the coding sequence ATGAAAATAAAATTCCTGGGACAAAACTGTTTTTTGTTCACATATAACGGCAAAAATATACTTTCTGATCCTTTTTATAACTTTCAAAAAGAAAAATCAGGTTTTGATATTAATTCGCAAAAAATTGATTATGTGTTGATTACTCATGCACACGGTGACCATATTGCAGACGTGAAGGAACTTTTAGAAACACATCCCGAAGCAACACTCATCGGACAACCCGAAATTTGCGGTTATTTTAAGCATCCAAATTCTATCGACATTAATTTCGGCGGTTCTGCAAAATTTGATGATTTGAAGATTTCCATGGTTCCTGCAAGTCACACTTCAAGTTTTCCAGATGGAACTTATGGTGGAGAACCTTGTGGTTACATGTTCAGGTTTCAAGGGAAAAATATTTATTTTGCGGGCGATACGGGAATTATGGCAGATATGGAAATTTTTCCAAGACTGTTCGGAAATATCGATTTGGCAATACTTCCAGTTGGTTCTCATTACACCATGTGCGCAAGAAAAGCAAGTTTTGCCGCTGCAGAACTATTGAATACAAAAAAAGTGATCGGTTGTCATTTCGACACTTTTCCGCCAATTAAAATCAATCACGAAGAAGCGAAAGAACTTTTTGCAGAAAGGAATATCGATTTCGCTTTACCGCAATTGGGAGAGGAGTTTGAAATTTAA